The Lewinella sp. 4G2 nucleotide sequence CGAACGGGAATGCCAACCCATCATTCAGCCCCGCCTCCAATGTTAGACCAAACCGGACCTCATCCCCCGGGCTATCGTCCTCGGGCGGGCCCACCTGGACGTTGGCCGCCAGAACGGGGTCCGTCGGGGCCAGCACCGCTCCCAAAAGGATCGCGGAGGCCGGCGCCAGCCCAATCCACGCCCATCCCAAGATCGCGAGGGCAGCGATCGTCAGAGGCATGGCGATGGCCAGGAGGTACCAGCCCGTCGCCCAATTCTTTAAACTGGGAGAGCGTGTAATCTTCAGGCCCGTCCCCGCCAACGAGATGATGACGATGAACTCGGTGATGTATTCCATCAACTGCCGGTCCACCCGCTGGTCTTCCGGGTTCATAAGGGGCAACTCCAAAGGAAGGCTGAAAACGGCGAAGCCGAAGGCCACGTAAATGATGGGCAGTGTCAGGATACGGTTCCGGAGCAGGCCCGGTAGCATGAACGTTCCCAGCAAGGCAATACCAGCAAGAAGCAGTAACAGGATGTGGGTCGTCAAGGCGGCGTAAGTTGTAACCGTCCTAACCGCAATCTTCGCCACAGGTTTTCCCAACACGCAAAAGGCCGGCACCCATTGCTGGATACCGGCCCTTTGCCGCTCTTCCGTCCTTACCTCGCACCCGCGGCAGCGCCCCGCTGTGAATTGGTAGGCGAATAGCAGATGATTAGTTGATGACGTTCCCCTGCTTATCGTATTGCTTGATCTCACCCGATTTGATGCGGCGCATATAGTCCGACAACGCACGGCGGACGTTGGGCATCAGGATGTAAAGACCCAGCACGTTGGGGAAACACATGGCGAAGATCATGGCATCGCCAAAACCAAAGACCGCCCGCGCGCTAATCGCCGAACCGATGACGACGAAAAGGCAGAACAGCACCTTATAAATAATTTCGTTGACGACGGACTCACCAAACAGGTAAGTCCAACACTTCATGCCGTAGTAGGACCAGCTGATCATGGTAGATAGCGCAAAGAGGATGACCGCAAACGCAAGCACGGTGGGGAACCAACTGATGACCGAACCGAAGGCCGCGGAAGTAACGCTGATGTCCGCAATCTCGCCGGAGTTGAGGCCATTCAGGGCCCACTCACCACCATTGCCACCGTAGTTCGTGATGATGATCACCAGGGCGGTGATGGTACAGATGACGACCGTATCAATGAAGGGCTCCAGCAAGGCAACGACACCTTCGCTGATGGGCTCATCCGTTTTCGCCGCCGAGTGGGCGATAGAGGCGGAACCAACACCGGCCTCGTTAGAGAAAGCCGAGCGGCGGAAGCCCTGAATCAGTACACCAATGAAGCCACCGTACATAGCGTCCGAAGCAAACGCACCACTGAAGATGCTGCCGAAAGCGGCGGGGATATCGGTGAAGTGGTACCCCAGCACGATCAGCGCACCTACGAGGTAAATACCGACCATGAAGGGGACGATGCGCTCCGTCACCTTGGCAATACTCTTAATACCACCAATGATGATGAGGCCAACGACGACGGCGACGATGGCGCCGAAAATCCAGCCGTTGCCGTAGAAAAAGGATTCCGTTCCACCCGTCACCGCGATGAGTTGGCTGGTAGCCTGATTGATCTGAACCATGTTACCACCACCGAAACTACCGCCGATACAGAAGATGGCGAACAGCACGGCCAGCACCTTGCCGACCGTCGGCCAAATGCCGCCCTTTTCGGCCAGTCCTTTGTCGAGGTAGTACATCGGGCCACCGGAGACGGAGCCGTCGGCATTAACGTTACGGTACATGAGGCCGAGCGAAACTTCGGTGAATTTTGAGGTCATGCCCAGTAATCCGGCGAAAATCATCCAGAAAGTTGCGCCCGGGCCACCGATGCCGACGGCCGCGGCTACCCCGGCGATGTTACCAACACCAACGGTTCCGGAGAGTGCCGCGGTAAGGGCCTGGAAGTGAGACACCTCACCGGCATCGTTGGGGTTATCAAACTTTCCGCGGACGACGTCCAGGGCGTGCTTGAAGCCAGTAATGTTGATGAAACCCATGTAAATGGTGAAGACCACCGCGCCAACAATCAGCCAGGGTAAAACAAAGGGAATCCCCTCCGCGACCTGAACAAAAACAACAGACTCAACCGCTGCGGTAATCGGCTCAAAAATGTTCTGCAACGTGGCATCGAACCCGGTGGGTTCATCCTGGGCCAGCAGAAAAAGAGGAGACAGTAGTGTGGCTAAGGAAAGAAAGTACTTCTTCAAGGCGTTGTTGCATGAATCGGGCCTGATTCCCCTCATAAACGGCTAGTATAAATTTGGGCTGGAGCCCATATCTTTGGTTTACGACAACTAAATCAATAGATTTCCAGCCCATGTCAAAGATAAAGAAGGACGAGCGATTTGAAGTAAAAGATAAGCAGGATTACCGGGTAGTCAACTGGGCGGAGTACAACAAAGCCCTGGAAAATCGTGGTAACATCACGTTTATTATTGACGAGTCGGTCACCCAAAATTGGTATAGTGACTCGCCAGCCCAGAGAGGTGCTCAAGAAACTTATAGTGATACCTGTATCGAGGCCATTATGATGATCAAGACTATTTTTCGGTTACCCTATCGACAGTCTCGTGGTTTTACCGTGGGTCTGCTTCAACTCATGGACCTAGCGCACCTGAAAGTACCAAGTTTTACACAGGTTAACCGCCGTTTTCGCACTCTCAACATTAGTCCTTTTGCGATTCCAGCTAGCGGCCCGATCACGATTGCGATAGACTCGACGGGAGTCAAGGTTTACGGTGAAGGCGAGTGGAAATGCCGCAAGCACGGATGGAGCAAGCGTCGTACCTGGCGTAAACTTCATTTGGGTGTTGATCCTTGCACTGGCTTTATTCATTGCCATATCACGACGACTAACTCCGAGAGCGATGAATCTCAGGTAAATGATCTTCTCGATCAGGTCGAAGCCGAAATCGATGAGGTCTACCTTGATGGTGCTTATGATGCACAGAGTTGCTACGATGGTTTATTGGAGCGAGATATTTGGCCTGTCATTCCACCTCAGAGAGGCGCGGTGAAATGGTATTGGGAGGAACCGGGTGATGCCGATGACTATCCTCGCAATCAATTTATTAAACGCATAGAAGAAGTCGGAAGGGCAGAATGGAAAAAAGAAGCCGATTACCACCAACGAAGTTTATCTGAGACGGCGATGTACCGTTATAAAACCATCTTTGGTCCAACCCACTACTCTCGATCACTTGAAACTCAAACGCAGGAAAACAAAATTAAAATCAAAGCACTCAATCATATGACAGCCCATGGCATGCCGATTTCTCAACTAAAAAATGCTTAATTAAATATTTTATGAGCGCAAGCTTTGTCTTAAATCTTCATGCAACAACGCCCTTCTTCAACATAAATGGTGGGTGTAAGCGAGCGTAGTGTTACGCGCAGAGAAAGTTGGAAAGCCCGAAGGTAATAAACTTTGTTAGCTGCTTTGGCGCGTAACCGGCCGGCCGGTGCGGATTACTTTCCGCCCCCTCCTTGTCACCGACATTTTCTTACCTTGGCTCGCAACGACCATGAAGGCTACCCCCAAGGACCAGGAC carries:
- a CDS encoding IS5 family transposase, with the translated sequence MSKIKKDERFEVKDKQDYRVVNWAEYNKALENRGNITFIIDESVTQNWYSDSPAQRGAQETYSDTCIEAIMMIKTIFRLPYRQSRGFTVGLLQLMDLAHLKVPSFTQVNRRFRTLNISPFAIPASGPITIAIDSTGVKVYGEGEWKCRKHGWSKRRTWRKLHLGVDPCTGFIHCHITTTNSESDESQVNDLLDQVEAEIDEVYLDGAYDAQSCYDGLLERDIWPVIPPQRGAVKWYWEEPGDADDYPRNQFIKRIEEVGRAEWKKEADYHQRSLSETAMYRYKTIFGPTHYSRSLETQTQENKIKIKALNHMTAHGMPISQLKNA
- a CDS encoding sodium:alanine symporter family protein → MRGIRPDSCNNALKKYFLSLATLLSPLFLLAQDEPTGFDATLQNIFEPITAAVESVVFVQVAEGIPFVLPWLIVGAVVFTIYMGFINITGFKHALDVVRGKFDNPNDAGEVSHFQALTAALSGTVGVGNIAGVAAAVGIGGPGATFWMIFAGLLGMTSKFTEVSLGLMYRNVNADGSVSGGPMYYLDKGLAEKGGIWPTVGKVLAVLFAIFCIGGSFGGGNMVQINQATSQLIAVTGGTESFFYGNGWIFGAIVAVVVGLIIIGGIKSIAKVTERIVPFMVGIYLVGALIVLGYHFTDIPAAFGSIFSGAFASDAMYGGFIGVLIQGFRRSAFSNEAGVGSASIAHSAAKTDEPISEGVVALLEPFIDTVVICTITALVIIITNYGGNGGEWALNGLNSGEIADISVTSAAFGSVISWFPTVLAFAVILFALSTMISWSYYGMKCWTYLFGESVVNEIIYKVLFCLFVVIGSAISARAVFGFGDAMIFAMCFPNVLGLYILMPNVRRALSDYMRRIKSGEIKQYDKQGNVIN